The Haloarcula limicola genomic sequence TCCACGTCGCCCGTGCCGATCGGTCCCTCGACGGCGTCGTAGGAGTTGTCGAAGACGTCGGACCCGCGGACGTACTCGCCGGTCGGTCGGAGGTCGTCACCGTCGGCGGGGAGGTTCACCAACCGACCGGTCTTCCCGCAGGCGTCGCTCGCGTCGAGGACGATCTCCAGATCCCGCACGCGGAGCGTCTCGCCGCCGAGATGGGTGACGCGAACGACCTGTTCCGTGTATCGGCCGCCGCCGGTGCTATACGTCTCGTACTCGCCGCTGGAGTGAGCGACGGTCGGTGCGGGCGCAGTCAGTTCGTCGGCGTAACCCAATGCAAGTGCCGACACCGACCCGGCGATAGCGACCGTCAAACCGAGCAAGAGGACGACGGCGACGATAGAACTGACCGCTCGCCGGTCGGGAGTCGACGGGCCGAGAGGTGTCGGTAACACGGCCTCCGATCGCCTCGTCTCCGTACTAAAACGGTCGGCTCCACGCCGAGCTGCCCGTCGAGATACGGCCGTGTTAGGGCCGCAGGTGTTGATTCACCCAACTTGCACTTGAAGGCGAAGCTCGGAAGCAGAATCCACTCGATGTATGAGATGCAATGTCACTATCCGAGACTGTTTCCGAGATCGACCACCTGAGCGACGAGCAGCGAGAGTGCATCGAGAACTGCAACGAGGCCGCGGAGGTCTGTGAGTGGTGTGCCGACGAGTGTCTCGGAAGCGAGGACATGGAGGAGTGCGCCCGTCTCTGCCGAGACGTGGCCGACATCGCGTCGCTGCACGCCCGGTTCATGGCGCGGGACTCGCAGTTCAGCTCCCAGCTCGCCGAGGCCTGTGCGGACGCCTGCGAGGCGTGTGCCGACGAGTGCGAGAGCCACGACGCCGACCACTGTCAGCTCTGTGCTGACGTGCTCCGCGACTGCGTGGAGACGTGCCGGAACATGGCCTAAATCGGGCGACCGCTCCGACTCGTAGACAGCACGTTCACCCGCTACCGAACTCTTTTCGAATCACGTCCCGTTCGTCCTCGGAGAGCCCGTACAGCGAGCAGACTCGGCGATCGATGGCCGACTCGGTCTCCTCGATTCGGTCGTCTAATTCCCGAGCGCGAGCGCGCTCGGCCGAGAACGCCCGAAGCCCCGCCGCCACGTCGCCGAGGCGCGGCAGCGTCAGCGACTGCAATCGCGCGAGGAGCGAACTGGACTGCGTCGCGTTCGCTCGGAAGTCGGCGACCCCCTCGGCTCTGTCCGCAGCATAGGGGACGAAGGCTTCGACCAACGTCTCGTGTTCGTCGTCCAAGCCGTCGAGTCCGAGCGCCGGAATCGGGTCGGTCTCTGCGTATCCCCACCTGTCGGTCTCGACCGCGTCGCCGTCGGGTTTGTACCGAGCGGTCGCGGCGAGGACGACGCCGTTCGAACGCGATTCCGCGTGGACGTCGCCGATCCGCAGATTCGGCCACTCGTCGGCGGTCGCCCCGAGCTTCGTCGCCGAGACGCCCTCGATCGGCCGACACTCGGAGAGACTCCCCAGCGACGGTCCGAACTCGTAGGACCCGAGGTGTTCGGCGAGGTCGAGGTCGAGCCGGGAGCGCTCGGCCGTCAGCGAGAGCGCGCGGTCGACGGCGTCGACGAGTTTCGGGTCCGGTTCTCCGTCGAACGCCATCGGCAGCGCCTCGAAGGTCGACTGGTTTATCTGCGGGAACACGGTCCGGTAAGCGGCGTGTTTGTAGTGGTGATAGAAGTTCAGCACCGAGGAGTTCAACGCCCCCAACAGGTGTTTGAGTTCGTCGGCCGATCCCGACTCGGCGTGGACGTTGTACGCCGACTTGACGGTCGCGAGACCGTCCGTATCGAGCGTTCCGACGAGCGACGCGCTGGTCTGGCGGAAGACGAGCTTCGGGCTCGCGTAGTTGCGCTCGTCCTTTTCGAGGTCGGCGGTCTCGACGTAGCGGAGTTCGTCCTCGTCGATGCCGTACCGACGCACCGCGCCGCCGGGCGCGATCGGTCGCGTTTCCCCCCGCGCTCGCGGGCTCTCGGTGAGATGTGACGCGTCTTTACTCACCTCTTCGCCCCGCGAGATGGCGATGAACTCGCCGAGCGGGGGCCGGCGCTCGATCCGATCGAGAACCGAGCGCGTGTCTTCGTCGAGATACAGGAGGAATCGCTTCGCGTCTTGCGCTTCGAAGACGTGAGCCGGTATCGAGTCGTAGGTGATACCGTCCAGGTCCGGTCGGTCGGTGCCGGTCGCGCTCGCACAGCGGACGGCGTCCGTCTCGTCGCCGCTGACGAGAACCACCGCGCCGGTCTCGACGCCCTCGAACGCGGTGCCGACCTGCAGTATCTCGGTGAGCGACGTGTGTTCGAGGACGTACGCCCTGATGGGTTCGTTCTGTTCGCGCGTCAGCACCGAATCGGGGACGACGAACCCGACGCGGCCCGTCCGAGACTGTCGGATCGCCTGCTCGTAGAACGCCGCGTAGAGATCGAACTGGCCTTCTGTGGTCTCGAAGGCGTCTTCGAGGTAGGCCCGGAGGTCCGTCTCGATGGCGGCGCTGACGTTCGCCCGCCCGGCGGTCGCCACCCAGGGCGGATTTCCCACGACGGCGTCGAACCCGGGTCGGTCGAGCGGGTCGCCGCCCTCGTCGCGATACATCTCCGGGAATTCGAGTTCCCAGTGGAAGTACGAACCGTCGTCTGCCCACCGCTGTGCCTCCCGAAACCACCCCTCCCGCTCGATAGCCGTCCACGCCTCGTCGTCCTCCAACACGGCGGCCATCCGCCGGTACGCGTCGTCCGGGACGGTCTCGAGGCCGAACCGCTCGGCGGTGT encodes the following:
- a CDS encoding type IV pilin N-terminal domain-containing protein — its product is MLPTPLGPSTPDRRAVSSIVAVVLLLGLTVAIAGSVSALALGYADELTAPAPTVAHSSGEYETYSTGGGRYTEQVVRVTHLGGETLRVRDLEIVLDASDACGKTGRLVNLPADGDDLRPTGEYVRGSDVFDNSYDAVEGPIGTGDVDDDGEWTAGETAQFRVSTSECSLDSGDHLVVRVVHAPTNSVVIEERIRVA
- a CDS encoding four-helix bundle copper-binding protein translates to MSLSETVSEIDHLSDEQRECIENCNEAAEVCEWCADECLGSEDMEECARLCRDVADIASLHARFMARDSQFSSQLAEACADACEACADECESHDADHCQLCADVLRDCVETCRNMA
- a CDS encoding Eco57I restriction-modification methylase domain-containing protein produces the protein MGNDRGDAGTEAGGRGELGREVTENAAEALEILAQGFFAYPDNDLDRATLVERGLLADDEDGFESARLDLLYDGSLVYLYRLLVVLYAESEGRNLLDTADETYAQYSLDSLKRTVVARLDSADSSYDYRQTDLWSRLDDLFELLDRGSGSERPEIDEDDPSIPAYGSWLFRTDPDEDSPREARFLADYAVGDAHLARVVDLLTRRGDGGETAFIDYASLDVRELGSVHETLLQHRLDVADEPLTLTDGTYTAAGGGEDVAVPAGDVYLTTDDGERKATGAYYTPEYVVEHVVERTLGPLVRDIRADLETERARGDGDGARARSADEFARRIFDLNVLDPAMGSGRFLLAVVEYLAREVVAERERQVGAADGESVDVTRDMDRARRQVARRCVYGVDLDPLAVELATASLWLRTAAADRPPASFDRHLKAGNALVGSDVEEIPMGENDFGRPERDRHRQRSTAIANVHTAERFGLETVPDDAYRRMAAVLEDDEAWTAIEREGWFREAQRWADDGSYFHWELEFPEMYRDEGGDPLDRPGFDAVVGNPPWVATAGRANVSAAIETDLRAYLEDAFETTEGQFDLYAAFYEQAIRQSRTGRVGFVVPDSVLTREQNEPIRAYVLEHTSLTEILQVGTAFEGVETGAVVLVSGDETDAVRCASATGTDRPDLDGITYDSIPAHVFEAQDAKRFLLYLDEDTRSVLDRIERRPPLGEFIAISRGEEVSKDASHLTESPRARGETRPIAPGGAVRRYGIDEDELRYVETADLEKDERNYASPKLVFRQTSASLVGTLDTDGLATVKSAYNVHAESGSADELKHLLGALNSSVLNFYHHYKHAAYRTVFPQINQSTFEALPMAFDGEPDPKLVDAVDRALSLTAERSRLDLDLAEHLGSYEFGPSLGSLSECRPIEGVSATKLGATADEWPNLRIGDVHAESRSNGVVLAATARYKPDGDAVETDRWGYAETDPIPALGLDGLDDEHETLVEAFVPYAADRAEGVADFRANATQSSSLLARLQSLTLPRLGDVAAGLRAFSAERARARELDDRIEETESAIDRRVCSLYGLSEDERDVIRKEFGSG